In Cervus elaphus chromosome 7, mCerEla1.1, whole genome shotgun sequence, the following proteins share a genomic window:
- the GNL1 gene encoding guanine nucleotide-binding protein-like 1 gives MPRKKPFSVKQKKKQLQDKRERKRGLQDGLRSSSNSRSGSRERREEQTDTSDGESVTHHIRRLNQQPSQGLGPRGYDPNRYRLHFERDSREEVERRKRAAREQVLQPVSAELLELDIREVYQPGSVLDFPRRPPWSYEMSKEQLMSQEERSFQEYLGKIHGAYTSEKLSYFEHNLETWRQLWRVLEMSDIVLLITDIRHPVVNFPPALYEYVTGELGLALVLVLNKVDLAPPALVVAWKHYFHQHYPQLHIVLFTSFPRDPRTPQDPSSVLKKSRRRGRGWTRALGPEQLLRACEAITAGKVDLSSWREKIARDVAGATWGNGSGEEEEEEDGPAVLVEQQTDSALEPTGPTRERYKDGVVTIGCVGFPNVGKSSLINGLVGRKVVSVSRTPGHTRYFQTYFLTPSVKLCDCPGLIFPSLLPRQLQVLAGIYPIAQIQEPYTAVGYLASRIPVQALLHLRHPEAEDPSAEHPWCAWDICEAWAEKRGYKTAKAARNDVYRAANSLLRLALDGRLSLCFHPPGYNEQKGTWESHPETMELVVLQGRVGPAGDEEEEEEEELSSSCEEEGEEDRDADEEGEGDEDTPTSAPGSSLAARNPYALLGEDEC, from the exons ATGCCGAGGAAGAAGCCTTTCAGCgtgaagcagaagaaaaagcAGTTGCAGGACAAGCGGGAGCGGAAGCGAG GGCTTCAAGATGGGCTGCGATCCAGTTCCAACAGCCGCAGCGGGAGCCGAGAGAGGCGGGAGGAGCAGACCGACACCTCGGACGGGGAGTCTGTGACCCATCACATCCGCAGGCTCAACCAGCAACCTTCCCAAGGGCTGGGCCCGCGAGGCTATGACCCAAATCG ATACCGGCTGCATTTTGAGCGAGACAGCCGGGAGGAagtggagaggagaaagagagctGCCCGGGAGCAAGTGCTACAGCCCGTCAGTGCGGAGCTGCTGGAGCTGGACATCCGGGAGGTCTACCAGCCCGGCTCTG TCCTGGACTTTCCCCGACGTCCTCCTTGGAGCTATGAGATGTCTAAGGAGCAACTGATGAGCCAGGAGGAACGGAGCTTCCAGGAGTATCTTGGGAAGATTCATGGGGCTTACACCTCTGAGAAACTCAGCTACTTTGAGCACAATCTGGAG ACATGGAGGCAGCTGTGGCGAGTGTTAGAGATGTCTGATATTGTTCTGCTGATTACTGATATCCGACATCCA GTTGTGAATTTCCCACCAGCACTTTACGAGTACGTGACTGGAGAGCTTGGGCTGGCCCTGGTGCTTGTCCTGAACAAGGTGGATCTGGCCCCGCCAGCTCTCGTGGTTGCCTGGAAGCATTATTTTCATCAACACTATCCCCAGCTCCACATTGTCCTTTTCACCTCTTTCCCTCGGGATCCCCGCACCCCACAGGACCCTAGCAGCG TCTTGAAGAAGAGTCGGAGGCGGGGAAGAGGATGGACTCGGGCTCTGGGGCCAGAGCAGCTGCTGAGAGCCTGTGAAGCCATCACTGCAGGGAAAG TGGACCTGAGCAGCTGGCGGGAGAAGATTGCCCGGGATGTGGCCGGGGCCACCTGGGGTAACGGCtccggggaggaggaggaagaggaggacggGCCGGCTGTCCTGGTGGAGCAGCAGACTGACTCAGCGTTGGAGCCGACGGGCCCCACTCGGGAGCGCTACAAGGACGGGGTGGTGACCATCGGCTGTGTGG GTTTCCCCAATGTGGGCAAGTCCTCGCTGATTAACGGGCTGGTAGGCCGGAAGGTTGTGAGTGTCTCCAGAACCCCGGGCCACACCCGATACTTTCAGACCTACTTTCTCACTCCCTCCGTGAAGCTCTGTGACTGTCCTGGCCTTATATTTCCCTCGCTTCTGCCCAGGCAGTTGCAG GTCCTGGCAGGGATCTACCCTATCGCCCAGATCCAGGAGCCATACACCGCCGTGGGCTACCTGGCCTCCCGGATCCCCGTGCAGGCCCTGCTCCATCTGCGCCACCCAGAGGCCGAGGACCCTTCCGCAGAACACCCCTGGTGTGCCTGGGACATCTGTGAAG ccTGGGCAGAGAAACGTGGTTACAAGACAGCCAAGGCAGCCCGAAACGATGTGTACAGAGCGGCCAACAGCCTCCTGCGGCTGGCGTTGGATGGCCGCCTCAGCCTGTGTTTTCATCCCCCGGGCTACAATGAGCAGAAAG GCACCTGGGAGTCCCATCCAGAGACCATGGAGCTGGTGGTTTTGCAGGGCAGGGTGGGGCCAGCGGgtgacgaggaggaggaggaagaggaagagctgAGCAGCTCctgtgaggaggagggagaggaggaccGGGATGCGGatgaggagggggaaggggatgAGGACACCCCAACCTCGGCTCCAGGGTCCAGCCTGGCCGCCCGAAACCCTTATGCCCTGCTGGGCGAGGACGAGTGCTGA